In the Shewanella sp. OMA3-2 genome, one interval contains:
- a CDS encoding ZIP family metal transporter yields MSEVLIVIFATLIAGLAMPLGAVIAKMEHIKSDWLQQEFRHGVMAFGGGALLSAVGLVLVPESVEVLSLPSAVMFFGLGALAFMLLDILLVKINTPASQLSAMLADFIPESIALGAAFATGSHTAFLLAVLIGLQNLPEGFNAYRELNQHNRFKPWLLIGMFALMALFGPIAGVVGYVWLAPQPEVIGAIMIFAAGGILYSVFQDIAPQVKLAQHWLPPCGAVLGFGLGMVGYMLVQ; encoded by the coding sequence ATGTCAGAGGTATTGATCGTTATTTTTGCCACTTTGATAGCGGGTTTAGCTATGCCATTGGGCGCAGTTATCGCCAAAATGGAACACATTAAGTCCGATTGGCTACAACAGGAATTTCGCCATGGTGTGATGGCCTTTGGCGGCGGGGCGCTATTATCTGCTGTTGGCTTAGTATTAGTGCCTGAAAGTGTTGAGGTGTTATCGCTGCCATCGGCAGTGATGTTTTTCGGGTTGGGCGCGCTGGCTTTTATGTTGTTAGATATTTTACTGGTTAAAATAAATACGCCAGCAAGTCAATTAAGCGCCATGCTGGCTGATTTTATTCCTGAGTCTATTGCTTTAGGTGCTGCTTTTGCGACCGGTAGTCACACCGCTTTTTTATTAGCGGTACTCATAGGGTTACAAAATTTGCCTGAAGGGTTTAATGCCTATCGGGAGTTAAACCAACATAATCGGTTTAAGCCTTGGTTACTGATCGGCATGTTTGCGTTAATGGCGTTGTTCGGTCCTATTGCGGGGGTAGTGGGGTATGTTTGGTTAGCGCCACAACCTGAAGTGATTGGCGCCATAATGATATTTGCTGCAGGCGGCATTCTTTATTCTGTGTTTCAAGATATCGCCCCGCAAGTGAAATTAGCCCAACACTGGTTACCACCATGTGGGGCAGTACTGGGTTTTGGGCTGGGTATGGTAGGTTATATGCTGGTGCAGTAA
- a CDS encoding sulfurtransferase yields MSNSTVSTAWLVEHLDDRNVILLDASMEMVLGKEPLIYDRLMCIPNAINMRLEQDFFNHDSVMSHAMPTAEQFTQAARKLGINQDSVVVIYDNQGIYSSPRAWWTFKVMGFEKVFVLDGGLPQWMAENLPTANQYLTPELTGNVKAQQRADLVCDSTSVLATVNDCSTSDRSVNNKSRVSSSVLPSSASQGSGTQGRTQVFDARAAARFNGTAPEPRAGVRSGHIPYSINLPFAQVLDGVRLKPSAALQIIFNQLDENKAQKRIFSCGSGITACILILASTTSGHQNSALYDGSWAEWGTNTRLPIV; encoded by the coding sequence ATGAGTAATTCAACTGTTTCAACAGCCTGGTTGGTTGAACATTTAGATGATAGAAACGTTATTTTGCTTGATGCCAGTATGGAGATGGTATTAGGTAAAGAGCCGTTAATTTATGACAGGCTAATGTGCATACCTAATGCTATTAATATGCGTTTAGAGCAAGACTTCTTTAATCATGACTCGGTGATGTCCCATGCAATGCCAACCGCTGAGCAATTTACCCAAGCCGCTCGCAAGCTAGGTATTAATCAAGACAGTGTTGTAGTTATTTATGACAACCAGGGCATTTATTCATCGCCACGTGCCTGGTGGACTTTTAAAGTGATGGGGTTTGAGAAGGTATTTGTGCTTGATGGCGGGTTACCACAATGGATGGCCGAAAACCTACCAACCGCTAATCAGTATTTAACCCCTGAACTAACCGGTAATGTCAAAGCGCAGCAACGCGCTGATTTAGTGTGTGACTCGACTAGTGTGTTGGCTACTGTAAATGACTGCTCAACTAGTGACCGCTCAGTTAATAATAAGTCTCGCGTTTCTAGCTCTGTTTTACCAAGTTCTGCTTCTCAAGGCTCTGGTACTCAAGGCCGAACACAGGTATTTGATGCTAGAGCGGCAGCCCGTTTTAATGGTACAGCGCCAGAGCCAAGAGCTGGGGTACGAAGTGGTCATATACCCTATTCGATTAATCTGCCTTTTGCCCAAGTACTTGATGGTGTCCGATTAAAGCCATCGGCAGCATTACAGATTATTTTTAATCAGCTTGATGAAAATAAGGCCCAGAAACGTATTTTTAGCTGTGGTTCAGGCATTACTGCCTGTATTTTAATACTCGCATCAACAACATCTGGGCATCAAAACTCTGCCTTGTACGATGGTTCGTGGGCCGAGTGGGGAACCAATACCCGTTTACCAATAGTTTAA
- a CDS encoding VanZ family protein, translating into MLKQHFYLLATITACAFLGFIIWVIYLANTGGNSIFFDIIKHIPYGDKVGHCLLFGVLTYLANLTLQFNTIRLGSLPLYMGSCLVGLFVLVEEMSQGFIPRRTLDIADLAADGVGIMLFSYFTWLTHKYVRSFHQGENNE; encoded by the coding sequence ATGCTTAAACAACATTTTTATCTGCTGGCTACCATAACCGCTTGTGCTTTTTTGGGATTCATTATTTGGGTCATATACTTAGCTAATACGGGTGGCAACAGTATTTTCTTCGACATTATCAAACACATCCCCTATGGCGATAAGGTTGGCCATTGCTTACTATTTGGGGTATTAACCTATTTAGCCAATTTGACCTTACAATTTAACACGATTCGATTAGGTTCTTTGCCGCTTTATATGGGCAGCTGTTTAGTCGGATTATTTGTGCTGGTGGAGGAGATGAGTCAGGGTTTTATTCCGCGCCGCACATTGGATATAGCTGATTTGGCTGCTGATGGTGTAGGTATTATGCTGTTCAGCTACTTCACCTGGTTAACGCATAAATACGTGCGGTCTTTTCATCAAGGAGAAAATAATGAGTAA
- a CDS encoding aspartate aminotransferase family protein, which translates to MPQTSPQAINAQTSTPEMANYWMPFTANKQFKANPRILTHAKGMYYTDDHGQAILDGTAGLWCCNAGHGRQEISEAVSKQITQMDYAPSFQVSHHLPFELANRIAELAPAGLDKVFFTNSGSESVDTALKMALCYHRANGQPTRTRFIGRELGYHGVGFGGISVGGIGNNRKTFHGQLLQGVDHLPHTLDIHNNAFSRGLPKHGIEKAEILEQLVTLHGAENIAAVIVEPMSGSAGVILPPDGYLKRLREITQKHGILLIFDEVITGFGRLGSAFASDFWQVTPDIITTAKAINNGAIPMGAVIVSNSLHDTCMQGPDNMIEFFHGYTYSGHPVAAASALATLNIYQQENLFQRAKDLSQYFEDAVHSLKGLPNIIDIRNIGLVAGIQFSPSDKGAGKRGYDIFDRCFRQGTLIRATGDILALSPPLIVEKSQIDDMVNSLTDAIHAVG; encoded by the coding sequence ATGCCACAAACGTCGCCTCAAGCAATCAATGCCCAAACATCAACACCAGAAATGGCAAATTACTGGATGCCTTTTACTGCCAATAAACAGTTTAAAGCTAATCCAAGAATATTGACTCATGCTAAAGGAATGTATTACACCGATGATCACGGTCAAGCCATATTAGATGGTACTGCGGGGTTGTGGTGCTGTAATGCCGGTCATGGTCGCCAAGAAATATCAGAAGCGGTCAGCAAACAAATTACCCAAATGGATTACGCTCCCTCATTTCAGGTCAGTCATCATTTGCCATTTGAACTGGCGAATAGAATAGCCGAGTTAGCGCCTGCAGGCTTAGATAAAGTCTTTTTTACCAACTCAGGTTCAGAGTCGGTAGACACAGCCTTAAAAATGGCCTTGTGCTATCACCGCGCTAATGGTCAACCAACACGCACTCGTTTTATCGGCCGAGAGCTGGGTTATCACGGTGTCGGTTTTGGCGGTATTTCTGTTGGCGGCATTGGCAATAATCGTAAAACCTTTCATGGCCAGCTGTTACAGGGAGTTGATCATCTGCCTCACACTTTAGACATTCACAATAATGCTTTTTCTCGAGGTCTGCCAAAACATGGCATCGAAAAAGCAGAAATTTTAGAGCAACTTGTCACCTTGCACGGTGCAGAGAACATTGCCGCTGTAATTGTTGAACCAATGTCAGGATCGGCTGGGGTTATTTTACCGCCAGATGGCTATTTAAAGCGCCTACGTGAGATTACACAAAAGCACGGTATTTTATTGATTTTTGATGAAGTCATTACCGGATTTGGTCGACTAGGTTCAGCGTTTGCTAGTGACTTTTGGCAGGTTACCCCAGATATAATCACTACCGCTAAAGCAATCAATAACGGCGCGATCCCCATGGGTGCGGTCATTGTCAGTAACAGCCTTCATGACACTTGCATGCAAGGTCCTGACAATATGATTGAATTTTTCCACGGCTATACCTACTCTGGCCATCCAGTAGCAGCAGCATCCGCTTTAGCAACATTGAATATATATCAACAAGAAAATCTTTTTCAGCGCGCAAAAGACTTAAGCCAATATTTTGAAGATGCGGTGCACAGTTTAAAAGGCCTGCCTAATATTATCGACATCCGCAATATTGGCTTAGTCGCTGGCATTCAATTTTCCCCCAGCGATAAAGGGGCCGGAAAACGCGGTTATGACATTTTTGATCGCTGTTTTAGACAAGGGACATTAATCAGGGCAACGGGCGATATCTTAGCCTTGTCACCTCCTTTAATTGTCGAAAAGTCACAAATTGATGACATGGTAAACAGCCTAACCGATGCAATTCATGCGGTAGGTTAA
- a CDS encoding CoA-acylating methylmalonate-semialdehyde dehydrogenase gives MLTLSHYVNGKHTQVSQRQQAIYEPANGELRGHVSLACEQEVCDAIQVAKQAYQTWSQVTPLNRARVLFKFKALMEQNIDELAELITREHGKVLEDAKGELVQGLEVVEFACGIPHLLKGEHTQQVGGGVDAWTVNQSLGVVAGIAPFNFLVMVPMWMFPIAIACGNSFIMKPSEKDPSSVLRMAELLTEAGLPDGVFNVINGDKEAVDTLLTHPDVQAVSFVGSTPIAEYIYSTASAHGKRVQALGGAKNHMLLMPDADLDQAVKALMGAAYGSAGERCMAISVVLAVGDSGDKLVNALLPQIEKLKIGNGLTPEMDMGPLISSQHLQKVRDYVEQGVAEGATLIADGRNLSVKDQQQGYFLGACLFDNVTPEMTIYQQEIFGPVLAIVRVKDYAQALNLINKHEFGNGTAIFTQNGEVARHFCHHVEVGMVGVNVPIPVPMAFHSFGGWKRSLFGPLHMHGPDGVRFYTKRKAITARWPKAAVVSEGSAFIMPTMN, from the coding sequence ATGCTCACTCTATCTCATTATGTCAATGGCAAGCACACACAAGTAAGTCAGCGCCAGCAAGCTATTTATGAACCTGCCAACGGCGAATTACGTGGCCATGTGTCATTAGCGTGTGAGCAAGAAGTTTGTGATGCCATACAAGTAGCAAAACAGGCGTATCAAACTTGGTCACAGGTGACACCACTCAATCGCGCCCGTGTACTGTTCAAGTTTAAAGCCTTAATGGAGCAAAACATTGATGAACTAGCGGAGTTAATCACTCGCGAGCACGGCAAAGTATTAGAAGATGCCAAAGGCGAATTAGTCCAGGGATTAGAAGTGGTCGAATTTGCCTGTGGTATTCCACACTTACTAAAAGGTGAACACACCCAACAAGTGGGTGGCGGTGTTGACGCTTGGACAGTAAACCAGTCTTTAGGAGTTGTGGCCGGTATCGCGCCGTTTAACTTCCTGGTCATGGTGCCAATGTGGATGTTCCCTATTGCCATTGCTTGCGGTAACAGTTTCATCATGAAGCCATCAGAGAAAGATCCTAGCTCAGTATTACGTATGGCGGAATTGCTCACCGAAGCGGGTTTACCTGATGGAGTATTTAACGTAATTAATGGCGATAAAGAAGCCGTTGATACCCTACTGACTCATCCAGATGTTCAAGCGGTTAGTTTTGTTGGCTCTACCCCAATTGCCGAATACATTTACAGTACAGCATCTGCCCACGGTAAACGTGTACAGGCATTAGGTGGCGCTAAAAACCACATGTTATTAATGCCTGATGCCGATTTAGATCAAGCGGTAAAAGCCTTAATGGGGGCTGCTTATGGCAGTGCTGGCGAACGCTGTATGGCCATTTCAGTCGTATTAGCTGTGGGTGACAGCGGCGATAAGCTTGTTAATGCATTATTACCTCAAATTGAAAAGCTAAAAATCGGTAACGGTTTGACCCCAGAAATGGACATGGGGCCATTGATTTCATCTCAGCACCTTCAAAAAGTGCGCGACTATGTTGAACAAGGCGTGGCTGAAGGTGCAACCCTGATTGCTGATGGCAGAAATTTATCGGTTAAAGATCAGCAACAGGGCTACTTTCTAGGAGCCTGTTTATTCGATAACGTCACCCCAGAGATGACCATTTATCAACAAGAAATTTTTGGTCCTGTTTTAGCCATAGTTCGCGTAAAAGATTATGCCCAAGCCCTTAACCTGATTAACAAACACGAGTTTGGCAATGGCACCGCCATTTTCACTCAAAACGGTGAAGTGGCAAGACACTTCTGCCACCATGTTGAAGTCGGTATGGTTGGGGTTAACGTGCCTATACCTGTGCCAATGGCGTTCCATAGTTTTGGTGGCTGGAAGCGTTCACTGTTTGGCCCATTACATATGCATGGACCTGATGGAGTCCGCTTTTACACCAAGCGTAAAGCCATAACCGCAAGATGGCCAAAAGCCGCAGTAGTGAGTGAAGGTTCGGCGTTTATTATGCCAACGATGAACTAA
- a CDS encoding cupin domain-containing protein, producing MTKLIKDIQSLATSTAGIDQYHLADEKRLQGNPLQSVQNHYASPCSQFNVGVWQSEAGCWNVQYTEHEYCDILEGTSIISDKDGVQLTVNAGDKFVIPAGFIGTWEVIGHCKKVYVIFEAQ from the coding sequence ATGACTAAACTGATTAAAGATATACAAAGCTTGGCGACCTCTACTGCTGGAATAGATCAATACCATCTTGCTGATGAGAAAAGGCTGCAAGGCAACCCGTTACAGAGCGTGCAAAACCATTATGCCAGTCCTTGTTCGCAGTTCAATGTAGGCGTATGGCAAAGCGAAGCTGGATGCTGGAACGTGCAATATACCGAACACGAATACTGTGACATTCTTGAGGGGACTAGCATAATTAGTGACAAAGATGGTGTGCAGCTTACTGTTAATGCTGGTGACAAATTTGTTATCCCTGCTGGATTTATAGGGACTTGGGAGGTTATTGGGCATTGTAAAAAGGTGTACGTTATCTTTGAAGCCCAATAA
- a CDS encoding TorF family putative porin, translating into MSKTFTKTRLALLAGLTLSASVLATSAQAELSGEVSLTNDYRFRGISQTAGDPALQAGVDWSAENGFFVGAWASNIDFDEEDYNGPDIELDIYAGYYGEINDNTSWDVTLYRYNYPGDSELDYLEATVGVDFSGFRAAYWYTNDYSGSDLDLHYMELNYGWEFTENWSLDVHYGYNFGDALDDGEGFDSYSDYSVGVSTEVAGFGLSLAYLMTDLDGDNEVNDGVFKTKDTFLASVSYAF; encoded by the coding sequence GTGTCTAAAACATTCACAAAAACAAGACTAGCGCTATTGGCCGGCCTCACCCTCTCAGCTTCTGTGCTTGCAACTTCTGCACAGGCTGAACTCTCTGGTGAAGTGTCACTTACAAACGACTATCGCTTTCGCGGTATATCTCAAACAGCTGGTGATCCAGCATTACAAGCAGGCGTAGATTGGAGCGCAGAAAATGGCTTCTTCGTAGGCGCTTGGGCAAGTAACATCGACTTTGATGAAGAAGATTATAATGGCCCAGATATAGAACTGGATATTTATGCCGGTTATTACGGCGAAATAAACGACAACACTAGCTGGGATGTCACCTTGTATCGTTATAACTACCCAGGTGATAGTGAACTCGATTATCTAGAGGCTACTGTAGGTGTAGATTTTAGCGGTTTTAGAGCCGCTTATTGGTATACCAATGATTATAGTGGCAGTGATTTAGACTTACATTACATGGAGCTAAATTACGGCTGGGAATTCACTGAAAACTGGAGCCTAGATGTACATTACGGTTATAACTTTGGCGATGCATTAGATGATGGCGAAGGCTTTGATAGCTACTCTGATTACTCTGTTGGCGTATCAACAGAAGTGGCTGGGTTTGGCCTATCTCTGGCTTATCTAATGACAGATCTAGATGGTGATAATGAAGTGAATGATGGTGTGTTCAAAACTAAAGACACCTTCCTTGCATCTGTAAGCTACGCATTCTAA
- a CDS encoding glutamate-5-semialdehyde dehydrogenase, translated as MSANKESAKQDQVNEYLVNLGQQAKAASFTLANLSSKQKNHLLQTISQKLAEHAEVILAANAKDVIAAKANGLTDAMIDRLMLDEGRLAGIIGDIDNVIALADPIGKEAASQLLDNGLRLTQRSVPLGVVGVIYEARPNVTVDIAVLALKTGNAVILRGGKETIESNKVLSDVIRGALTSLNLPQGAVQLIDSPERAIVSGLLRLDKYVDMIIPRGGHTLQRLCAEQSSIPVILGGIGICHLLVDKGADLSRAIDVIANAKVQRPTVCNALDTLLVDQAIASEFVPKVAAHLHSLGVRFYACDQAQQYLDGLGFDVNAADDESFSTEWLSLTLGIRVVDNIDGAISHIRQYSSGHSEAILTDDIHAASYFMNQVDSAAVYVNASTRFTDGSQFGLGAEVAVSTQKLHARGPMALDALTTYKWLAWGDYTSRK; from the coding sequence ATGTCAGCTAATAAAGAGTCAGCAAAACAAGATCAAGTTAATGAGTATCTGGTTAATTTAGGTCAACAAGCTAAAGCGGCCAGTTTTACATTGGCTAATTTATCTTCAAAACAAAAAAACCACCTGTTACAAACCATTAGCCAGAAACTCGCTGAGCATGCAGAGGTTATTTTAGCCGCCAATGCTAAAGATGTTATCGCCGCTAAAGCCAATGGGTTAACCGATGCTATGATCGATCGCTTAATGCTTGATGAAGGTCGCTTAGCGGGCATTATTGGCGACATTGATAATGTTATCGCATTAGCCGACCCTATAGGAAAAGAAGCGGCAAGTCAGTTACTTGATAATGGATTACGACTGACTCAGCGTAGCGTACCGCTTGGCGTTGTTGGGGTGATTTATGAAGCGCGGCCGAATGTGACTGTCGATATTGCGGTATTAGCGTTAAAAACCGGTAATGCGGTAATTTTACGTGGCGGCAAAGAAACCATCGAATCAAATAAAGTCTTAAGTGACGTGATCCGTGGGGCATTAACCAGTTTGAATTTACCCCAAGGTGCTGTTCAACTGATTGATTCGCCTGAGCGCGCTATTGTGAGTGGTTTACTGCGCTTAGATAAATATGTCGATATGATCATTCCTCGCGGCGGCCATACTTTACAGCGTTTATGCGCTGAGCAATCGAGTATTCCGGTGATTCTTGGCGGGATTGGTATTTGCCATTTACTGGTGGATAAAGGTGCTGACCTTAGTCGTGCGATAGATGTGATCGCCAACGCGAAAGTGCAACGACCAACCGTGTGCAACGCCCTTGATACCTTATTAGTTGACCAAGCCATTGCCAGTGAGTTTGTGCCTAAAGTGGCAGCCCATTTACATAGCCTTGGGGTGAGATTTTACGCCTGTGATCAAGCTCAACAGTATTTAGATGGCTTAGGTTTTGATGTTAACGCTGCAGATGATGAATCGTTTTCAACCGAGTGGTTATCTTTAACTTTAGGCATTAGAGTGGTTGATAATATTGATGGGGCAATTAGTCATATTCGTCAATATTCAAGTGGACATTCTGAAGCGATTTTAACCGATGATATTCATGCGGCCAGTTACTTTATGAATCAAGTTGATTCTGCTGCTGTGTATGTTAATGCCAGCACGCGTTTTACTGATGGCTCTCAATTTGGCTTAGGTGCGGAAGTAGCGGTAAGTACCCAGAAGCTACATGCCCGTGGGCCAATGGCATTGGATGCGTTAACCACGTATAAATGGTTAGCCTGGGGTGATTATACTAGCCGAAAATAA
- the proB gene encoding glutamate 5-kinase — MGYRRVVVKLGTSVLTSGSKKLDKAHMVELARQMAYLMKSGVEVVLCTSGAIAAGREHLQYPILPDTMAHKQLLAAVGQSQLILAWSQLFSLYGLHVGQLLLTRADLQDRERYLNARDTLNALLDNNIIPIINENDAVATNEIKVGDNDNLSARAALLCDADLLILLTDQKGLFDADPRTNPNAQLIKQVVNIDDSLRLLAGGSVSGLGTGGMATKLEAADIARRAGIEVVIASGHHPDVINKVAMRESVGTHFSAIDTPLESRKQWILAGPATRGKLYIDQGAATAVIESGRSLLSKGITRIEGDFERGATVLIVNTQAKVLGKGISRYCAADLRKICGKHSNEIEHILGYDYGDAAVHRNDMVVLENKETVHVS; from the coding sequence ATGGGTTATCGCCGCGTGGTAGTGAAGTTAGGCACCAGTGTACTGACTTCTGGCAGCAAAAAATTAGATAAAGCACACATGGTTGAGTTGGCCAGACAAATGGCTTATTTAATGAAATCGGGTGTTGAAGTGGTGTTATGTACTTCAGGCGCAATAGCCGCTGGACGTGAACATCTACAATACCCCATTTTGCCCGATACCATGGCGCATAAACAGTTACTTGCCGCGGTGGGACAAAGCCAATTAATTCTGGCATGGTCACAACTGTTTAGCTTGTACGGTTTGCACGTGGGGCAATTGTTGCTGACGCGCGCCGATCTACAAGACCGCGAACGCTATTTGAATGCCCGCGATACCTTAAATGCATTATTGGATAACAATATAATTCCCATTATTAATGAAAATGATGCCGTGGCAACCAATGAGATTAAGGTTGGCGATAATGACAACTTATCGGCACGAGCGGCATTACTTTGTGATGCTGATTTATTGATTTTACTGACCGATCAAAAAGGCTTATTTGATGCCGACCCGCGTACTAACCCTAACGCACAGTTAATTAAGCAAGTGGTCAATATCGACGATAGTTTACGTTTATTAGCCGGTGGTTCAGTTTCGGGTTTAGGTACAGGCGGTATGGCCACTAAGCTTGAGGCTGCAGATATTGCCAGGCGTGCGGGAATTGAGGTGGTTATCGCTTCTGGGCATCATCCTGATGTGATCAATAAAGTGGCTATGCGTGAGTCTGTTGGCACTCATTTTAGTGCTATTGATACGCCATTAGAAAGTCGTAAACAGTGGATTTTGGCAGGTCCAGCGACTCGGGGGAAACTGTATATTGATCAAGGCGCCGCCACAGCAGTTATTGAAAGTGGTCGCAGCTTATTATCTAAAGGCATTACCCGTATTGAAGGTGATTTTGAGCGTGGCGCAACTGTGTTAATCGTTAACACACAGGCAAAAGTGTTGGGTAAAGGAATTAGCCGATATTGCGCCGCTGATTTACGTAAAATTTGCGGTAAGCATTCCAATGAAATCGAGCATATTTTAGGTTATGACTATGGTGATGCCGCCGTTCATCGTAATGATATGGTGGTATTAGAAAACAAGGAAACAGTACATGTCAGCTAA
- a CDS encoding NCS2 family permease has protein sequence MLEKLFKLKQNNTSLKQEVVAGLTTFLTMAYIIFVNPMMLADAGMDHGAVFVATCLAAAIGCLIMGLLANYPIALAPGMGLNAFFTYTVVGEMGYSWETALGAVFMSGICFLVLSLVKIREWIVNSIPMSLRFGIAAGIGLFLALIGLKSAGIVVASPATLVTMGDITSFPAVMASLGFFLIIAMVHRGWKAAVILSIMIVTVLGLLFGDVQYNGLMSVPPSIAPTFMKMDLSSVLEISMISVIFAFLFVDLFDTSGTLVAVAQRGGLLDDKGRLPRVKRALTADSVATITGAMLGTSTTTSYIESTAGVSAGGRTGLTAVVVGILFLAALFLSPLAGMVPAYATSGALFYVAILMMSGLVNVDWDDLTEAAPVVVTCLLMPLTFSIANAIGFGFISYLVIKLLTGRFKDLNAGVVFIAILFLVKFIYG, from the coding sequence ATGCTAGAAAAACTATTTAAACTAAAACAAAACAATACCTCGTTAAAGCAAGAAGTGGTTGCGGGTTTAACAACCTTTTTAACCATGGCTTATATTATATTTGTTAACCCTATGATGCTAGCGGATGCTGGGATGGATCATGGTGCGGTATTCGTAGCAACCTGTTTGGCTGCTGCCATTGGCTGTTTAATCATGGGGTTATTAGCCAATTACCCTATAGCATTGGCACCAGGAATGGGGTTAAACGCATTTTTTACTTACACTGTGGTAGGTGAAATGGGTTACAGCTGGGAAACCGCCTTAGGCGCTGTGTTTATGTCAGGTATCTGTTTCCTTGTGTTGTCTCTGGTCAAAATTCGTGAGTGGATTGTTAACAGTATTCCAATGTCGTTACGGTTTGGTATTGCCGCGGGTATCGGGTTATTTTTAGCCTTAATCGGCTTAAAAAGTGCCGGTATTGTGGTGGCAAGCCCAGCAACGTTAGTCACTATGGGTGACATCACTTCGTTTCCCGCTGTGATGGCATCGCTTGGGTTCTTTTTAATTATTGCCATGGTGCACCGAGGCTGGAAAGCGGCGGTCATTCTAAGCATTATGATAGTCACGGTATTAGGCTTACTATTTGGTGATGTGCAGTACAATGGTTTAATGTCTGTACCGCCTTCTATTGCGCCAACATTCATGAAAATGGACTTATCTAGCGTATTAGAAATCAGTATGATTTCAGTCATTTTTGCCTTCTTGTTTGTCGATTTATTTGATACATCTGGCACCTTAGTTGCTGTGGCACAGCGCGGTGGTTTGTTAGATGATAAAGGTCGTTTGCCGCGAGTAAAACGTGCCTTAACGGCAGACAGTGTGGCAACCATTACAGGTGCTATGTTGGGGACCTCTACTACCACCAGTTATATTGAAAGTACCGCGGGTGTCAGTGCCGGTGGTCGTACTGGTTTGACCGCTGTAGTAGTAGGTATTTTATTTTTAGCTGCACTATTTCTTTCGCCATTGGCGGGTATGGTGCCAGCCTATGCTACTTCTGGCGCGTTATTTTATGTCGCTATTTTAATGATGTCGGGTCTTGTTAATGTTGATTGGGATGACTTAACTGAAGCGGCTCCAGTAGTGGTGACCTGTTTGTTGATGCCGCTGACGTTTTCTATTGCCAATGCCATTGGCTTTGGATTTATTTCTTATTTAGTGATAAAACTGCTAACGGGTCGTTTTAAAGACTTAAATGCCGGTGTGGTATTTATTGCCATTTTGTTCTTGGTGAAGTTTATTTACGGCTAG
- a CDS encoding immunity protein Imm33 domain-containing protein, with the protein MRGTRHLSVNLPINGLRHKAENGTCGWYIWCGE; encoded by the coding sequence ATCAGGGGCACTAGACATTTATCGGTTAACCTTCCAATAAATGGTCTGCGTCATAAAGCAGAAAATGGAACATGTGGCTGGTATATTTGGTGCGGTGAATAA